In Megachile rotundata isolate GNS110a chromosome 10, iyMegRotu1, whole genome shotgun sequence, the sequence ATATGCAAAAGACTAGTTAATTTTGTGGATTCGAAGCTATCGGTTCAAGGTTCACATTTTCCCTCCATCGTGAAACTTCGCTTACGTTCGATTTCGTCAATCGAAGCCTCGTGGCGTCCTCATGGCTCCGATTCTGGTTTCCTCCTGGAGTCTCGGCGAGTTACCGAAGAAGAAGGACCGGTTCCAGAGGATGCTCTTACCTTTCGTTCTTCGAGAAGGTACGCGTTGCTTCTCCGCAGTCCGGCTGTGCTTTCTGTTCGCTGCCCGCGCATCTTCTCCTCTTCAGCCCCCGCTCCACCGGCTCGATCTTCTTTTTCCTCttcgtttttcttcttcttcgtcgccTTTCCCCTCCTTCTGCAGTTCGTGTTCGACGTTAGCCAGCCGTGCATGCAACGGCCCCTCCCCTCCGTCGATCTT encodes:
- the LOC105663000 gene encoding uncharacterized protein LOC105663000 yields the protein MTVVCRRTCWVQVARSGPCTKKTTSWQSWRNRSSVKRIPSERGTANEPARGRSTEGRGRCMHGWLTSNTNCRRRGKATKKKKNEEEKEDRAGGAGAEEEKMRGQRTESTAGLRRSNAYLLEERKVRASSGTGPSSSVTRRDSRRKPESEP